In the Dioscorea cayenensis subsp. rotundata cultivar TDr96_F1 chromosome 12, TDr96_F1_v2_PseudoChromosome.rev07_lg8_w22 25.fasta, whole genome shotgun sequence genome, one interval contains:
- the LOC120273766 gene encoding regulation of nuclear pre-mRNA domain-containing protein 1B-like isoform X1 yields MSNGFNRQILEEKLSKLNNSQQSIETLSQWCILHRKKANHIVETWEKYFNNSPNERRIPFLYLANDILQNSRRKGSEFVNEFWKVLAGAMKSVYANGNSHGKHEVIRLVTIWDERKVFGSRGRGLKEEIFGNEPLPVLENSGKSSQSIKIVKKDSHSMRVKLAVGGMLEKIVTAYQPILDEHLTEDTTLNKCKSTASLLEKMQKDVDDACTQDHQNVPHVLNNLQEQETISETVCRETRKCSGLKSCFDSSAERCTS; encoded by the exons ATGAGTAACGGCTTTAATAGGCAGATATTGGAAGAGAAGCTGTCTAAACTGAATAATTCACAACAATCTATTGAAA CGCTGTCACAGTGGTGCATTCTTCATCGGAAGAAAGCTAACCATATAGTTGAAACCTGGGAAAAGTATTTTAACAACTCTCCTAATGAGCGAAGGATTCCTTTCCTTTATCTGGCAAATGACATCCTACAGAATAGCCGACGGAAAGGGAGCGAGTTTGTGAATGAATTCTGGAAGGTACTTGCAGGAGCTATGAAGAGTGTATATGCAAATGGCAACAGCCATGGCAAGCATGAAGTGATTAGGCTT GTGACCATCTGGGATGAGCGAAAAGTTTTTGGATCTCGGGGCCGAGGCCTTAAGGAGGAAATTTTTGGAAATGAACCTCTTCCTGTGTTGGAGAATAGTGGAAAAAGCTCCCAGTCTATTAAAATAGTGAAGAAAGATTCCCATTCAATGCGAGTC aAATTGGCTGTTGGAGGAATGCTGGAAAAGATAGTAACTGCATATCAACCAATACTTGATGAACATTTAACTGAAGACACTACTTTGAACAAATGCAAATCTACTGCTAGTCTATTGGAAAAGATGCAGAAAGATGTTGATGATGCATGCACTCAAG ATCATCAAAACGTGCCGCATGTGTTGAACAATCTCCAAGAGCAGGAAACCATTTCTGAAACAGTGTGTCGAGAAACTCGAAAATGTTCAGGCCTCAAGAGCTGCTTTGATTCTTCTGCTGAAAGATGCACTTCATGA
- the LOC120273766 gene encoding regulation of nuclear pre-mRNA domain-containing protein 1B-like isoform X2, with protein sequence MRCLVLCQSALSQWCILHRKKANHIVETWEKYFNNSPNERRIPFLYLANDILQNSRRKGSEFVNEFWKVLAGAMKSVYANGNSHGKHEVIRLVTIWDERKVFGSRGRGLKEEIFGNEPLPVLENSGKSSQSIKIVKKDSHSMRVKLAVGGMLEKIVTAYQPILDEHLTEDTTLNKCKSTASLLEKMQKDVDDACTQDHQNVPHVLNNLQEQETISETVCRETRKCSGLKSCFDSSAERCTS encoded by the exons ATGAGATGCCTAGTATTATGTCAATCTG CGCTGTCACAGTGGTGCATTCTTCATCGGAAGAAAGCTAACCATATAGTTGAAACCTGGGAAAAGTATTTTAACAACTCTCCTAATGAGCGAAGGATTCCTTTCCTTTATCTGGCAAATGACATCCTACAGAATAGCCGACGGAAAGGGAGCGAGTTTGTGAATGAATTCTGGAAGGTACTTGCAGGAGCTATGAAGAGTGTATATGCAAATGGCAACAGCCATGGCAAGCATGAAGTGATTAGGCTT GTGACCATCTGGGATGAGCGAAAAGTTTTTGGATCTCGGGGCCGAGGCCTTAAGGAGGAAATTTTTGGAAATGAACCTCTTCCTGTGTTGGAGAATAGTGGAAAAAGCTCCCAGTCTATTAAAATAGTGAAGAAAGATTCCCATTCAATGCGAGTC aAATTGGCTGTTGGAGGAATGCTGGAAAAGATAGTAACTGCATATCAACCAATACTTGATGAACATTTAACTGAAGACACTACTTTGAACAAATGCAAATCTACTGCTAGTCTATTGGAAAAGATGCAGAAAGATGTTGATGATGCATGCACTCAAG ATCATCAAAACGTGCCGCATGTGTTGAACAATCTCCAAGAGCAGGAAACCATTTCTGAAACAGTGTGTCGAGAAACTCGAAAATGTTCAGGCCTCAAGAGCTGCTTTGATTCTTCTGCTGAAAGATGCACTTCATGA
- the LOC120274159 gene encoding 14 kDa zinc-binding protein has product MKDKDKSRVGVLSSHLIPMASSEKDAALAAAASPAAADTPTIFDKIINKEIPSTVVYEDDKVLAFRDIEPQAPTHILIIPKVKDGLSGLSKAEERHIEILGYLLYIAKVVAKQEGLDDGFRIVINDGPNGCQSVYHLHIHLIGGRQMNWPPG; this is encoded by the exons ATGAAGGACAAAGATAAAAGCCGAGTTGGAGTTCTAAGCTCTCACTTGATCCCCATGGCTTCCTCAGAGAAGGACGCCGCCCTCGCCGCCGCCGCCTCCCCCGCTGCCGCCGACACCCCGACCAT ATTTGACAAGATTATAAATAAGGAAATTCCTTCCACTGTGGTTTATGAGGATGACAAG GTTCTTGCATTTAGAGACATAGAGCCTCAAGCTCCGACACATATCTTAATCATCCCTAAGGTTAAGGATGGATTGAGTGGGCTCTCAAAg GCAGAGGAGAGGCACATTGAAATACTCGGCTATCTCCTGTACATAGCTAAGGTTGTTGCTAAGCAGGAAGGGCTTGATGATGGGTTTAGAATTGTGATCAATGATGGGCCAAACGgat GTCAATCGGTTTATCATCTTCACATTCATCTTATTGGTGGGCGACAGATGAACTGGCCCCCAGGCTAA